The region CGCTCGACTGCTTTGAGATGATCACTCAACTGGTGGATGACAATGAACCGACGCCGCTGCAGCGCTACCTCCCGGCCACGCTGCAATGGCGTCATCCGGCGGATTAACGCTTCACGTTAAAGAGTTTCGGTATTTCGCGCAGGCACCAGGCTTTCGCCTCGCCCATGCTGTCGCGCCGCCAGGCCATGATGATGTCCACCTCGCTGGTGGACTCCGGGCTCACCACGCGCAGACGCCCTTCGGCAATATCTTTTTCCACCAGCGGATACGGCATCGTCGCCACGCCAAGCCCGGCGAGCAACGCCTGGCGCTTGTCTTCAATGGACGTCACCGTCAGCCTCGGCTGTTTATCGAGCAACTGCACCGTCAGCACCGGCCGCTCACGCGCGGTATCCGCCACCGCCACGCCGCGATATTTCACGCGCGTCACCTCGGAAAGCGGTTCCGGCTCGTCATGGATGGGGTGATCCGGCGCCGCGACATAGACGTTCATCAGCGTATAGAGCTTGCGGGAGTTTATCTCTGAGGACGAGCGAAAATGCATATCCGGCGCGATGACGATATCGGCGCGCCCTTGCTCAAGCCGCTCCCAGGCGCCCGCCAGCACTTCGGTGATGAACGAGAGCTGCGTGTTGGCTTTCGCGGCAAGTTTATCCACCAGCGGGAACAGGCACGGCGTGGGCACCAGCGCCTCAGCGACAATCGTCAGGTGCGTTTCCCAGCCGCGCGCCAGCGCCTCGGCGTCCGTCGTGAGTTTATCCGCCGCCTCCAGCAGCACGCGCCCGCGCTCCAGCAGCATTCGGCCCACATTGGTGAATTTGGTGCGGTGGCCGGAGCGGTCGAACAGCACTACATCCAGCTCCTCTTCCAGCTTCTGCATGGTGTAGCTCAGCGCCGACGGCACGCGGCCGAGTTCGTCAGCGGCGGCGGCGAAACTGCCGCGCCGGTCGATAGCGTCCATGACGCGCAACGCCTCCAGCGTCAATGCCCTTTCTTTAGCCATCAGGTTCTCGTTCAGTAAATTTGAATATACCAAGCAGATTAACTGGCTAACAATGCAGCGTCCACACCCTTAACATAAAAGCCTGTCAAGAGAGGTAAAATTATGATTATTACGAGAACAGCCAAACAGTGTGGGCAAGCTGACTATGGATGGCTGCAGGCTCGCTATACCTTTTCCTTTGGACACTACTTCGACCCGAAACTGTTGGGCTACGCCTCGCTGCGCGTGCTGAACCAGGAAGTGCTGGCGCCCGGCGCCGCGTTCCAGCCGCGTACCTATCCCAAAGTGGATATCCTCAATCTGATCCTCGATGGCGAAGCGGAA is a window of Cronobacter muytjensii ATCC 51329 DNA encoding:
- the yhaJ gene encoding DNA-binding transcriptional regulator YhaJ, encoding MAKERALTLEALRVMDAIDRRGSFAAAADELGRVPSALSYTMQKLEEELDVVLFDRSGHRTKFTNVGRMLLERGRVLLEAADKLTTDAEALARGWETHLTIVAEALVPTPCLFPLVDKLAAKANTQLSFITEVLAGAWERLEQGRADIVIAPDMHFRSSSEINSRKLYTLMNVYVAAPDHPIHDEPEPLSEVTRVKYRGVAVADTARERPVLTVQLLDKQPRLTVTSIEDKRQALLAGLGVATMPYPLVEKDIAEGRLRVVSPESTSEVDIIMAWRRDSMGEAKAWCLREIPKLFNVKR